In Candidatus Magasanikbacteria bacterium RIFOXYB2_FULL_38_10, a genomic segment contains:
- a CDS encoding AmmeMemoRadiSam system protein B — translation MSLVFAALSPHPPLLIPTIGRENLNKLEKTKQALEELEKALYISQPDTLVLITPHGKIFKDSFTINANPEFNFDFKEFGDISTQGNFKADLNLIADVSNAAKNQNFPLILNSEPSLDYGSAVPLYYLSRHLNRLKVVPISYSLLELKRQVDFGYFLKEVFMNSAKRIAVIASGDLSHCLSDSGPGGFSPAGKKFDDLVLESLKNKNTTGLMNIEQTMSSEARECGLRSLLILMGVLRNVNYDLKIYSYESPFGIGHLVVNFSLE, via the coding sequence ATGTCCTTAGTTTTTGCTGCCCTCTCCCCCCACCCTCCGCTTTTGATACCTACTATTGGCAGAGAAAATTTAAATAAATTAGAAAAAACCAAACAAGCCTTAGAGGAATTGGAAAAAGCTCTATATATTTCCCAGCCTGATACTCTTGTTTTAATTACCCCTCATGGAAAAATTTTTAAAGATTCATTTACTATCAATGCCAACCCGGAATTTAATTTTGATTTTAAAGAATTTGGAGATATTTCAACACAGGGTAATTTTAAAGCCGATTTGAATTTAATAGCCGATGTTTCTAATGCGGCTAAAAATCAAAATTTTCCCTTAATTTTGAATAGTGAACCCTCTCTTGATTACGGTTCGGCCGTACCTTTATATTACTTATCAAGACATCTTAATAGGTTAAAGGTTGTACCTATCAGTTATTCCTTACTTGAGCTTAAAAGACAAGTGGATTTTGGTTATTTTTTAAAAGAAGTTTTCATGAATTCTGCCAAACGTATTGCTGTTATTGCATCGGGCGATCTTTCCCACTGTTTATCCGATTCTGGTCCCGGGGGTTTTTCCCCGGCTGGGAAAAAATTTGATGATTTGGTTTTAGAAAGTTTAAAAAATAAAAATACTACAGGCTTGATGAATATTGAACAAACGATGAGTTCAGAGGCTCGCGAATGCGGTTTGCGTTCCCTATTAATACTTATGGGCGTACTAAGAAACGTTAATTATGATTTAAAAATTTATTCTTACGAAAGTCCTTTTGGCATAGGTCACCTAGTGGTTAATTTTTCTTTAGAATAA
- a CDS encoding peptide deformylase translates to MSLLNIVTTPSSKLKKPSEDIKKEKIKEFKSLIKNMLETMYLSDGIGLAAVQIGLNINLAVIGKEATLDDKDLILINPKIIKHSWRKIIAEEGCLSVPGITKRVPRFAKIKVKALNQDGQSLNFDASDFLARVIQHEIDHLQGILITDYV, encoded by the coding sequence ATGAGTTTACTTAATATAGTAACAACCCCCAGTTCAAAGCTCAAAAAACCTTCGGAGGATATTAAAAAGGAAAAAATTAAAGAATTTAAATCTTTGATTAAGAACATGCTGGAAACAATGTACCTTTCCGACGGTATTGGACTGGCGGCCGTACAAATAGGTCTAAACATAAACCTGGCAGTTATTGGCAAAGAAGCTACTTTAGATGACAAGGATTTGATTTTAATAAATCCTAAAATAATTAAACACTCTTGGAGAAAAATAATTGCCGAGGAAGGATGCCTCTCTGTTCCCGGAATAACTAAAAGAGTGCCCAGGTTTGCTAAAATAAAAGTTAAAGCCCTAAATCAAGATGGTCAATCTTTAAATTTTGATGCTTCTGATTTTTTAGCCAGAGTCATCCAGCATGAAATAGATCATTTGCAGGGTATTCTAATTACCGATTATGTATAA